Within Blattabacterium cuenoti, the genomic segment ACCAAAAGGAATTCTTTTATCAGGAAGTCCCTTTTCTGTTTATGACCAAGATTCTCCTTTAATCTCTAAAGAGATATTTCAATTAAATATTCCTATACTTGGGATTTGTTATGGAATGCAACTAATTTCTTTCCTTTTCGGAGGGAAAATAGAAAAATCAAAATCCAAAGAATATGGAAAATCCTATTTTATTATAGATTCTTTTTTAAAGAAAAAGAATTTATTCTTTGGAATTCCTAAAAAATCAATTGTTTGGATGAGTCATTTTGATGAGATAAAAAACTTACCAAAAGAATTTAAAAAAATAGGTCATACTTCATCTTGTTCTATTGCCGCTATAATTCATAAGACTAAAAATATTTATGCAGTTCAATTTCATCCTGAAGTAGATAATACAGAATTTGGAATCTCTATATTAAAGAATTTTATCCTACACATTTGTAAATGCGATCAAAATTGGGAACTAAATCAATTTGTACAAAATACTATAAAAAAAATAAAGAAACGTGTAGCTGATAAAAAAGTTATATTAGGTTTTTCAGGTGGAGTAGACTCTTTTGTATCAGCTTCTATCATTCATAATGCTATTGGAAATGCTTTGAATTGTATTTTCGTTGATACGGGATTTCTTTTAAGAAAAGAAAAAGAAAAAATCTTTTCCTTTTGTAAAAGAATGAATTTTCCTATTAAAATAATAGATGCGAAAAAACGTTTTTTATCTATTTTAACTGGAATTGTAGATCCTGAAAAGAAAAGAAAAATTATAGGAAATGAATTTGCATCCATTTTTCAAAAAGAATCAGAAAAAATTGATAACGTAGAATTTTTAGCACAAGGAACTATATATTCAGATGTGATTGAGTCTTCAATTTCTTCAAAATTAAGAAAAAATTTTTTTATTAAATCTCATCATAATGTAGGAGGATTACCTCAATTGAAAAAATTAAAACTTATTGAGCCTTTAAGAAAATTATTTAAAGATGAAGTCAGAAAAATAGGAATAGAATTGGGGATTCCAAGAGAAATTTTACACAGTCATCCATTTCCTGGACCTGGATTAAGTATTCGTATTCTTGGA encodes:
- the guaA gene encoding glutamine-hydrolyzing GMP synthase, whose product is MKKDSIIILDFGSQYSQMIVRRIREIGVYAILCPYDISIHNILSKKPKGILLSGSPFSVYDQDSPLISKEIFQLNIPILGICYGMQLISFLFGGKIEKSKSKEYGKSYFIIDSFLKKKNLFFGIPKKSIVWMSHFDEIKNLPKEFKKIGHTSSCSIAAIIHKTKNIYAVQFHPEVDNTEFGISILKNFILHICKCDQNWELNQFVQNTIKKIKKRVADKKVILGFSGGVDSFVSASIIHNAIGNALNCIFVDTGFLLRKEKEKIFSFCKRMNFPIKIIDAKKRFLSILTGIVDPEKKRKIIGNEFASIFQKESEKIDNVEFLAQGTIYSDVIESSISSKLRKNFFIKSHHNVGGLPQLKKLKLIEPLRKLFKDEVRKIGIELGIPREILHSHPFPGPGLSIRILGKINKKKISILKKSENILSQELTNSNLYDFVSQAFIILLPVKSVGVKGDKRTYEYTAVLRVIKTEDFMTATFSRLPYDFLEKISNRIINEVDGINRLVYDITSKPPATIEWE